One window of Drosophila busckii strain San Diego stock center, stock number 13000-0081.31 chromosome 3L, ASM1175060v1, whole genome shotgun sequence genomic DNA carries:
- the LOC108600635 gene encoding uncharacterized protein LOC108600635 isoform X1 — translation MLFAAAAASASASANKTVPAALQDHQRIAGTAKAGKSIPSTVAAPAKVELMEAMKKLDANLVALFATAAEPSLEQLKQQKKQQPQLWSDGELPLITASPEQATPELFQNVNTLQLHLEALTLQAEGTKRMELLQNEVRPIFTVECQLSKDLIQTVPSASMHQFMLFESEKFQSLTQCTRFGQTQQRQVRLPALGANEDMGSVHFVIWWREPGTCLNEMLGMGILPLSELYEASLLEQCKCIMVQRRNQHLASLYVKISLQAKSLANENSAENSTTNNKNNKTNNHNTAAAASNESNNNLNAKACTTTSLSNNNDNRKVSLDSLDFMAETNKVRLLRGYIYASETRQLSVEHQNACQELLLQPFWQTEPLSVKMNAHGCFQLQEQFAIINDEKFLHSMERQQLQLELHPLGGQVKLPLHQFFIAYRDASITNHLCKGKLPVISIDGWTPILHAESQKQLGELKVLLAIGSETQITQLKQQRGFQPEPQRTTDLLDMLQTALTAPAGVSSVLPTVAAAAKPHAADGVFSFSLHIVGAAGLPLNPAYGKSGKKQAKRQAAAKRFPPNEPPNTYVSFQAQSCNAQTYKSHEGAVYATHIVERSTTPQWHSKFQVTVSADYLSNPQKLFILKLWKKTALSAGTEPTPLEDAIIGFAALNLNQTSAGSLPSGWHNIVDFNGRVTGGLELHVQALSSSSSSASAGTDTANVDNAIEHFEQSLELRHLQLGQAIKRKFTELEQISQRLRTRLVDVTGETLQSPQFDIAAALDNWQPDELQHVDDDELAADFERALRTPTPEATAEVKLEPTCNAQSGADAGQE, via the exons ATGTTatttgccgctgccgccgcctcaGCCTCTGCCAGTGCCAATAAGACTgtgccagcagcgctgcaggaTCATCAGCGTATAGCAG GCACAGCCAAAGCAGGCAAATCAATCCCATCCACAGTTGCTGCACCAGCCAAAGTCGAGCTAATGGAGGCCATGAAGAAACTGGACGCTAATCTGGTGGCGCTATTCGCCACGGCCGCTGAGCCCTCTCTagagcagctaaagcagcagaagaagcagcagccgcagctatGGTCTGACGGGGAATTGCCATTGATCACGGCCAGCCCGGAGCAGGCTACACCGGAGCTGTTCCAGAACGTTAatacgctgcagctgcacttggAGGCATTGACCTTGCAGGCGGAGGGCACCAAGCGCATGGAACTGCTGCAAAACGAAGTGCGTCCCATTTTCACTGTCGAGTGTCAGCTGTCCAAAGATTTGATTCAGACTGTACCAAGTGCTTCCATGCATCAATTCATGCTATTCGAGTCGGAGAAGTTCCAAAGCTTGACGCAGTGCACCCGTTTCGGtcagacgcagcagcgccagGTGCGCTTGCCTGCCTTGGGCGCCAACGAGGATATGGGCAGCGTTCATTTTGTAATCTGGTGGCGTGAGCCTGGCACTTGCCTCAACGAGATGCTCGGCATGGGTATCCTGCCGCTCTCCGAGCTCTATGAAGCCTCACTGCTGGAGCAGTGCAAGTGCATTATGGTACAGCGTCGCAATCAGCATTTGGCTAGCTTGTATGTCAAGATCAGTCTGCAAGCCAAGTCCTTGGCCAATGAGAATTCGGCTGAGAACTCTaccaccaacaacaagaacaacaagacCAACAATCACAACACGGCTGCCGCAG CCAGCaacgagagcaacaacaatcttAACGCCAAGGCCTGCACCACGACCTcgctaagcaacaacaacgataacaGGAAAGTCTCATTAGACAGCCTGGACTTTATGGCGGAGACAAACAAGGTGCGCCTGCTGCGTGGCTATATCTATGCCAGCGAGACACGTCAGCTCAGCGTGGAGCATCAAAATGCCTgccaggagctgctgctgcaaccaTTTTGGCAAACCGAGCCGCTTAGCGTCAAGATGAATGCCCACGGCTGCTTTCAGCTGCAGGAGCAGTTTGCCATAATCAATGATGAGAAGTTTCTGCATAGCATGGagcgtcagcagctgcagctggagctgcatcCACTAGGTGGCCAAGTGAAGCTGCCACTGCATCAGTTTTTCATAGCATACAGAGATGCCAGCATTACCAATCATTTGTGCAAGGGCAAG CTGCCTGTTATATCCATAGACGGCTGGACGCCCATACTGCACGCCGAGAGTCAAAAGCAGCTGGGAGAGCTTAAGGTGCTGCTGGCCATAGGCAGCGAAACGCAAATAACACAGCTCAAGCAGCAACGTGGCTTCCAGCCGGAGCCGCAACGTACGACAGATTTGCTGGACATGCTGCAGACTGCACTGACTGCACCCGCCGGCGTCTCCTCCGTTTTGCCCACagtagcagctgcagcaaagccACATGCAGCTGATGGCGTCTTTAGCTTTAGTCTGCATATTGTAGGCGCTGCCGGCTTGCCTTTAAACCCGGCCTATGGCAAAAGCGGTAAAAAGCAGGCCAAGCGTCAAGCGGCAGCCAAACGATTCCCACCCAATGAGCCGCCcaatacatatgtaagctTTCAGGCACAAAGCTGCAATGCACAGACCTACAAATCGCACGAAGGTGCAGTCTATGCCACGCACATTGTGGAACGCTCCACCACGCCACAGTGGCACAGCAAGTTCCAGGTGACAGTCAGCGCTGATTATTTAAGCAAC CCACAAAAGCTATTCATACTTAAGCTTTGGAAGAAAACCGCTTTGAGTGCAGGCACGGAGCCAACGCCTTTGGAGGATGCCATAATTGGCTTTGCCGCATTGAATCTGAATCAAACCAGCGCTGGCAGCTTGCCCAGCGGCTGGCACAACATTGTGGACTTTAATGGGCGTGTCACTGGCGGCTTGGAGCTGCATGTGCAAgctctaagcagcagcagctccagtgCCAGCGCAGGCACAGACACTGCTAATGTAGACAATGCCATCGAACACTTTGAGCAGTCCTTGGAGCTGCGTCATTTGCAGCTGGGTCAGGCCATTAAACGCAAGTTCACGGAACTGGAGCAAATCTCGCAAAGACTGCGCACGCGTTTGGTGGATGTCACTGGCGAAACATTGCAGTCGCCACAATTTGATATAGCTGCTGCCTTGGACAATTGGCAGCCGGATGAACTACAGCATGTGGATGATGATGAGCTGGCGGCAGATTTTGAGCGCGCCTTGCGTACGCCGACGCCAGAGGCAACAGCGGAAGTCAAGCTCGAACCCACATGCAACGCACAAAGCGGCGCCGATGCTGGACAGGAATAG
- the LOC108600635 gene encoding uncharacterized protein LOC108600635 isoform X2 has protein sequence MEAMKKLDANLVALFATAAEPSLEQLKQQKKQQPQLWSDGELPLITASPEQATPELFQNVNTLQLHLEALTLQAEGTKRMELLQNEVRPIFTVECQLSKDLIQTVPSASMHQFMLFESEKFQSLTQCTRFGQTQQRQVRLPALGANEDMGSVHFVIWWREPGTCLNEMLGMGILPLSELYEASLLEQCKCIMVQRRNQHLASLYVKISLQAKSLANENSAENSTTNNKNNKTNNHNTAAAASNESNNNLNAKACTTTSLSNNNDNRKVSLDSLDFMAETNKVRLLRGYIYASETRQLSVEHQNACQELLLQPFWQTEPLSVKMNAHGCFQLQEQFAIINDEKFLHSMERQQLQLELHPLGGQVKLPLHQFFIAYRDASITNHLCKGKLPVISIDGWTPILHAESQKQLGELKVLLAIGSETQITQLKQQRGFQPEPQRTTDLLDMLQTALTAPAGVSSVLPTVAAAAKPHAADGVFSFSLHIVGAAGLPLNPAYGKSGKKQAKRQAAAKRFPPNEPPNTYVSFQAQSCNAQTYKSHEGAVYATHIVERSTTPQWHSKFQVTVSADYLSNPQKLFILKLWKKTALSAGTEPTPLEDAIIGFAALNLNQTSAGSLPSGWHNIVDFNGRVTGGLELHVQALSSSSSSASAGTDTANVDNAIEHFEQSLELRHLQLGQAIKRKFTELEQISQRLRTRLVDVTGETLQSPQFDIAAALDNWQPDELQHVDDDELAADFERALRTPTPEATAEVKLEPTCNAQSGADAGQE, from the exons ATGGAGGCCATGAAGAAACTGGACGCTAATCTGGTGGCGCTATTCGCCACGGCCGCTGAGCCCTCTCTagagcagctaaagcagcagaagaagcagcagccgcagctatGGTCTGACGGGGAATTGCCATTGATCACGGCCAGCCCGGAGCAGGCTACACCGGAGCTGTTCCAGAACGTTAatacgctgcagctgcacttggAGGCATTGACCTTGCAGGCGGAGGGCACCAAGCGCATGGAACTGCTGCAAAACGAAGTGCGTCCCATTTTCACTGTCGAGTGTCAGCTGTCCAAAGATTTGATTCAGACTGTACCAAGTGCTTCCATGCATCAATTCATGCTATTCGAGTCGGAGAAGTTCCAAAGCTTGACGCAGTGCACCCGTTTCGGtcagacgcagcagcgccagGTGCGCTTGCCTGCCTTGGGCGCCAACGAGGATATGGGCAGCGTTCATTTTGTAATCTGGTGGCGTGAGCCTGGCACTTGCCTCAACGAGATGCTCGGCATGGGTATCCTGCCGCTCTCCGAGCTCTATGAAGCCTCACTGCTGGAGCAGTGCAAGTGCATTATGGTACAGCGTCGCAATCAGCATTTGGCTAGCTTGTATGTCAAGATCAGTCTGCAAGCCAAGTCCTTGGCCAATGAGAATTCGGCTGAGAACTCTaccaccaacaacaagaacaacaagacCAACAATCACAACACGGCTGCCGCAG CCAGCaacgagagcaacaacaatcttAACGCCAAGGCCTGCACCACGACCTcgctaagcaacaacaacgataacaGGAAAGTCTCATTAGACAGCCTGGACTTTATGGCGGAGACAAACAAGGTGCGCCTGCTGCGTGGCTATATCTATGCCAGCGAGACACGTCAGCTCAGCGTGGAGCATCAAAATGCCTgccaggagctgctgctgcaaccaTTTTGGCAAACCGAGCCGCTTAGCGTCAAGATGAATGCCCACGGCTGCTTTCAGCTGCAGGAGCAGTTTGCCATAATCAATGATGAGAAGTTTCTGCATAGCATGGagcgtcagcagctgcagctggagctgcatcCACTAGGTGGCCAAGTGAAGCTGCCACTGCATCAGTTTTTCATAGCATACAGAGATGCCAGCATTACCAATCATTTGTGCAAGGGCAAG CTGCCTGTTATATCCATAGACGGCTGGACGCCCATACTGCACGCCGAGAGTCAAAAGCAGCTGGGAGAGCTTAAGGTGCTGCTGGCCATAGGCAGCGAAACGCAAATAACACAGCTCAAGCAGCAACGTGGCTTCCAGCCGGAGCCGCAACGTACGACAGATTTGCTGGACATGCTGCAGACTGCACTGACTGCACCCGCCGGCGTCTCCTCCGTTTTGCCCACagtagcagctgcagcaaagccACATGCAGCTGATGGCGTCTTTAGCTTTAGTCTGCATATTGTAGGCGCTGCCGGCTTGCCTTTAAACCCGGCCTATGGCAAAAGCGGTAAAAAGCAGGCCAAGCGTCAAGCGGCAGCCAAACGATTCCCACCCAATGAGCCGCCcaatacatatgtaagctTTCAGGCACAAAGCTGCAATGCACAGACCTACAAATCGCACGAAGGTGCAGTCTATGCCACGCACATTGTGGAACGCTCCACCACGCCACAGTGGCACAGCAAGTTCCAGGTGACAGTCAGCGCTGATTATTTAAGCAAC CCACAAAAGCTATTCATACTTAAGCTTTGGAAGAAAACCGCTTTGAGTGCAGGCACGGAGCCAACGCCTTTGGAGGATGCCATAATTGGCTTTGCCGCATTGAATCTGAATCAAACCAGCGCTGGCAGCTTGCCCAGCGGCTGGCACAACATTGTGGACTTTAATGGGCGTGTCACTGGCGGCTTGGAGCTGCATGTGCAAgctctaagcagcagcagctccagtgCCAGCGCAGGCACAGACACTGCTAATGTAGACAATGCCATCGAACACTTTGAGCAGTCCTTGGAGCTGCGTCATTTGCAGCTGGGTCAGGCCATTAAACGCAAGTTCACGGAACTGGAGCAAATCTCGCAAAGACTGCGCACGCGTTTGGTGGATGTCACTGGCGAAACATTGCAGTCGCCACAATTTGATATAGCTGCTGCCTTGGACAATTGGCAGCCGGATGAACTACAGCATGTGGATGATGATGAGCTGGCGGCAGATTTTGAGCGCGCCTTGCGTACGCCGACGCCAGAGGCAACAGCGGAAGTCAAGCTCGAACCCACATGCAACGCACAAAGCGGCGCCGATGCTGGACAGGAATAG